The genomic DNA CGGTTTCAAATCCCAGCCAATAAGCCAGCATTATGAAGAGATCTGCACAATTCATGACGGAGATTCACAAAACGGAAAAAGTCTACATTAACACTTTCAGTTTCTCTGTTGTGATCTGAATGTGGAGATGGACTTACTGTCATAAATAACTtgctataaaaaacattaaataataagtaatacaatttattagtaacataacaataatagaagattgatagacagacagagagataatttagtgtagttggcaggattagatagatagatagatagatagatagatagatagatagatagatagatagatagatagatagatagatagatagatagatagatagatagatagatagatagatagatagatagatagatagatagatagatagataacatcaTGCAAGTGGATTTGCTTTTCCTCAGATCATCACTTGAAGCTGCAAAATAAGCTGACAGAAATTCCTTAATCCAAAgttgttcataaagatttcattaaacattaaacTCCACTCATCTGATTTTCTTCCCTCTCTGTCTCCAGCTCGACCATTTTATGCCCATTATGTTCAGTCACCACacacatcatgcagatacaggaatcatcagttttacagaatatctccagacttttctgatgtttctcacagagtttctccttcagatttctaTCAGGATCAACCAGCTTGTGGTGCTTCAGGGCGTCTCCTTCatagtgaggctgcaggtgagtctgacagtaggaggccGGGCAGGTCAGACAGAACTTCACCGCTCTGAACTTCTCACCAGTACAGAAGTCACACTCCACGTCTCCAGGGCCAGCATAATTCTGAGATGGAgaagtaggaggaggaggaggaggaggactgatTGTCGTCTTCATTAATTTCTTGATGACTTCATTCAGCAGATTATTTCTTCACAGAGCGGGCCTCATGGTGAAGTTCTCTCTGCATTGAGGACAGCTGCTCTCTTGGCTCTGATcccagtacaacaacaacatttatttctgtcgcacattttaatacaaacaatggagctcaaagtgcttcaaatgatgaagaaagagaaaaaagacgaagtaaatatgaattaaaataagggaacactaattaacatagaataaaagtaaggtctgatggccgggaaggacagaaaaaaaaaaaaaaaaactccagacggctggagaaaaaatgaaacttgcagggggtccgaggccatgagaccacccagccccctctagaaattctacctaacatcaatgacctcaatcagtcctcatggtattcagggttctcatggaaggacttgatgatgacggtcatgtggacttctggcctttaatacatcaatgtaaggacatcacagtgctttgatcaggtggtggtggtgcaggtcgccaccacagaaaaccggaaaaagaacagaacagagagtaggggttagttcAGATTgtgaagccaccatgaataataatgataattaattgaatatgcagaggatataactaagatgaagctatgagaaggccatgttacagtaatgtgtattcagcagtgttttaaagagctccactgtagcagcctggtgaatttctatcggtcagctattccagatcttaggtgcttaagagcagaaggccacctcatcacttcttttaggtttagctcttggaattctaagcagacactcatttgaagatctaaggttacgatttggagtgtaaggtgtcagacattctgaaatataagatggagcagattatttaaggctttataagccataagcaggattttaaagtcaattctaaatgacacaggtaactagtgtagtgacatcagaactggggtgatgttcttggattttcttttcctagttatgattccagcagctccattctgcactcgttgtaattgattgatgtcttttttgggtggtcctgataGGAGAGCGTCACAGTAATCtaatcgactgaaaacaaaagtgtgaactcatttctcagcatttttctatgatataagaggtctaactttattatatttcttaagtgaaaaaatgctgtcctagtaatcttaTTAATATAAGATTTAAAATACaggtcagagtcaacagttacccctaaattctttacctccgtcttgacttttaaacctaatgcatcaaatttatttctaataacctcattatatccatttttgccaatcgctaaaatttgttttcttcttatttagtttgagaaaattacttctcatccattcagaaacacaagtgagacattgtgtcagtgaatcaagagagtcggggtcgtcaggcgctattgataagtacagttgtgtgtcatcagcatagctgtggtagctcacgttgtgacctgagataatctgacataacggaagcatgtaaatcgaaaagagcagcggacccaggattgagccttgtggaccaccatatagaatatcaggtgtcattgaagtataattaccacaactaacaaagaattttctccctgccagttaggattcaaaccaatttaagaccctgacAGAGACGCCCACCctttgactaaggtgatttctaagaatattgtgattgaTGGTATCAAATGTGACACTCAGATctcagaggatgagaacagatagacggcctctgtctgcatttacctacaagtcatttactactttaacgagtgcagtttctgtgctgtgatttgttctgaaaccaaactgaaacttatcaagaatagcaggtttattgaggggGTCTTTGAGCTGCATAATGACAGCCTTCTCTAGGATTTCACTTaacaaaggcaggttagaaataagtctaaaattgtcaaaaacagaggcgtcgagattatttttcttgagcaggggtttaactacagcagtcttaagacagtctgggaagacccccgtatctaatagTGAGTTTATTATGTCAAGAATACTCTCAATTAGCACaaccgatacttctttgaaaaaattggctggtattgggtcaaggacacaggtggagggtctcaattgagaaattattttatataaagcaggtgaatctatcctggtgaaagaatttaatttgtttataatggagtactggggcttaagatgatcagtgttggggagatgtgctatattatttctaatagcattaatttttgattgaaaaatacagcaatagcctcacaggttctactggaagtacttaggaggcattctgTTGAGTGACTTgagtttaacagacgatcaattgtagagaataagactctgagattactagcattgttatttataattctagagaaatagcagcgcctctcaagatggactgtgttgttgtattctgttattttaaccttcagtatctcatagtggatagtctGTGAGGCATTTCAGGCAGAAACTGTGACCACAATGCAGTGACACGGGGTCAGTcagggtgtccagacacaccgagcaggtgaactcgtcctgtgacacaaacagctgggcttcagccatcgtcagtctgaggagaggcaggcagagagaatcagtcagagGAACATGgaagtgacttgtgaagaaaCCAAAGTGAAAGTTTGTCTGTTCTcagtgaggatgatgatgatgatgatgattcccTACTGCTAGTCCCTCTGTAATAGCCCACATCAGACTCATTCCACTTAAGTACATAAGTGTGACCCCTCCGGCCTGTCACTTCTCAGTGACACACACAGGGACTCGCTGTCACCAACACTAACAAATGTACAGATGTCTTTGAGACACATGAAGGCTCATACAAcatttggatatacagtaatccctcgctacttcgcggttcacttttcgcggattcacgactttgtgggtttttaaatatagtagtagtatttcctagtctaagaacaacaaaacaagttcggtgactaagtgcgttgtaacacgggctgtgattgttacatgggagggagacgacaaatcacagcttcccgctttctaatcgggcctgtgattggtgctttgactgatgcctagatcgcACAGTAtctctgtggtgttatgggtccacagctcttccagcaaaggccgttttgttttaaataaataatcgccgcgctcgcggcttagcgagggggcgtggtagctgtagcgagccgcagggcgatctgcggtgtgggcgtttctcacctaagtgcacatgtgagagactgcccacatccatgattgttcctgtggctaatgggctgcagctgccatgtcctccccgcatatatagagaagcgcgagccggttaaggggagaggagaagtaaaagaagtaaagaaaaggaaagaaaagaaaagaaaagaaaagaaaagacaagaaaagacgaaatggaggttgcaggaagcagtggagagagagagagagagagagagagagagagagagagagagaaaaaagaga from Erpetoichthys calabaricus chromosome 5, fErpCal1.3, whole genome shotgun sequence includes the following:
- the LOC127527854 gene encoding tripartite motif-containing protein 29-like — translated: MKTTISPPPPPPPTSPSQNYAGPGDVECDFCTGEKFRAVKFCLTCPASYCQTHLQPHYEGDALKHHKLVDPDRNLKEKLCEKHQKSLEIFCKTDDSCICMMCVVTEHNGHKMVELETEREENQMSGV